One genomic region from Thermomicrobiales bacterium encodes:
- a CDS encoding chloride channel protein, with the protein MAQQSDDPEDSRRMRAIHWLNWALFRRLLPRSSGFESTRYLGKWLLLGIAVGIVAGLGSVLFYRALEFATQVFLGDIVGYTPPLPVGEGSPVREAMDRPWLLPVVTGLGGLLSGLIVFTLAPEAEGHGTDAAIEAIHYKQGRLRARVPPIKLIASAITIGSGGSGGREGPAAQISAGFGSILGLWLKLDAQDRRILVAAGMGAGIGAIFRAPLGGALMAAEILYLHDLEVEALIPSLIASIVGYSVFGSFEGFTPIFGAQPGIAFGNPLTLGYYALLGLLCGAVGILYARTFYGVTGVFHRFHIPRFLKPMLGGVLVGLMGLAVTGSLHTGYGWIQISMTDELKTLPLWLVLALPFAKILATSLSIGSGGSGGIFGPGMVIGGMLGAAFWRIGDGFLPLLPTSPAPFVIVGMMALFGGIAHAPLAVMLMVAEMTGNLSLLAPAMVAIALATLLIGDTTIYTSQLPNRASSPAHRLRFSFPLLSSLFVRDAMSPVSFGQSWSQTESAASLEPDQSLDSALELLVEGGVSTIPVVDQGVVVGQITHRDIVATYKAMLARGVHRARSLPEETALFEVRLGPTSPLVGRTLRDGGMPRGTLVVSIIRSGETIFPSAATELEADDVVMVVASPESEAGLRSFLAGDEATNDDGEA; encoded by the coding sequence ATGGCACAACAATCTGACGACCCGGAAGATTCGCGCAGAATGCGAGCGATCCACTGGCTGAATTGGGCTCTGTTTCGCCGGTTGCTGCCGCGGAGCAGCGGTTTCGAGAGTACCCGCTACCTCGGTAAGTGGCTTCTTCTTGGCATTGCTGTCGGCATCGTCGCCGGACTCGGTTCGGTCCTCTTTTATCGCGCGCTAGAATTCGCGACGCAAGTCTTCCTCGGCGATATCGTCGGCTACACACCGCCGCTTCCGGTTGGCGAGGGCTCACCGGTGCGCGAGGCGATGGATCGGCCATGGCTCCTGCCGGTGGTAACTGGTCTCGGCGGACTGCTCTCCGGCCTCATCGTGTTTACGCTTGCGCCGGAGGCTGAGGGGCACGGCACCGACGCCGCGATCGAGGCGATTCACTACAAGCAGGGGCGGCTACGCGCGCGAGTCCCACCGATCAAGCTGATTGCTTCGGCGATCACGATCGGCTCCGGCGGCTCGGGTGGCCGCGAAGGACCGGCGGCGCAGATTTCGGCCGGCTTCGGCTCGATCCTCGGCCTCTGGCTGAAGCTCGATGCCCAGGATCGCCGCATCCTCGTGGCGGCAGGCATGGGTGCCGGCATCGGCGCAATCTTTCGCGCGCCGCTTGGCGGGGCGCTGATGGCGGCCGAGATTCTTTACCTCCACGACCTGGAAGTCGAAGCGCTCATTCCCAGCCTGATCGCGTCTATCGTCGGATACAGCGTCTTCGGCTCCTTCGAGGGCTTCACGCCGATCTTTGGCGCACAGCCGGGCATCGCGTTCGGGAATCCGCTGACGCTCGGCTACTACGCACTGCTTGGACTCCTCTGCGGCGCGGTCGGCATTCTGTACGCGCGTACGTTTTACGGCGTGACAGGCGTGTTCCATCGGTTCCATATCCCGCGGTTCCTGAAGCCGATGCTGGGCGGGGTGCTGGTCGGATTGATGGGCCTGGCCGTGACGGGTTCACTGCACACCGGCTATGGCTGGATTCAGATCAGCATGACCGACGAGTTGAAGACGTTGCCGCTCTGGCTGGTGCTGGCGCTGCCGTTCGCCAAGATCCTCGCGACATCGCTGTCGATCGGCTCGGGCGGCTCGGGCGGCATCTTCGGACCCGGCATGGTTATCGGCGGCATGCTCGGCGCGGCATTCTGGCGCATCGGCGACGGCTTCCTGCCGCTGCTGCCGACCAGCCCAGCGCCGTTCGTCATAGTCGGCATGATGGCGCTGTTCGGCGGGATCGCCCATGCGCCGCTGGCAGTTATGCTGATGGTCGCCGAGATGACTGGCAACCTGTCGTTGCTTGCCCCGGCGATGGTCGCTATCGCACTAGCCACGCTGCTGATCGGCGATACGACGATCTACACCAGTCAGCTACCGAACCGCGCATCCTCGCCGGCACACCGTCTGCGCTTCAGCTTTCCGTTGCTCTCGTCGCTCTTCGTCCGCGACGCGATGTCACCGGTGTCGTTTGGCCAATCATGGTCGCAGACCGAAAGCGCAGCGTCGCTCGAGCCAGACCAATCCCTCGATAGCGCGCTGGAGCTGCTGGTCGAAGGTGGGGTGTCCACTATTCCGGTGGTAGATCAGGGCGTGGTCGTCGGGCAGATCACGCATCGCGACATCGTCGCGACCTACAAGGCGATGCTGGCGCGCGGGGTACATCGGGCGCGCTCGTTGCCGGAAGAGACGGCACTGTTCGAAGTGCGGCTCGGCCCGACCTCACCGTTGGTCGGTCGCACACTGCGTGATGGCGGCATGCCACGCGGCACGCTGGTCGTATCGATCATCCGCTCCGGTGAGACGATCTTTCCCAGCGCCGCAACCGAGCTGGAAGCCGACGACGTCGTCATGGTCGTTGCCAGCCCCGAGAGCGAGGCAGGGCTGCGCTCGTTCCTGGCGGGCGACGAGGCGACGAACGACGATGGCGAGGCGTGA
- a CDS encoding PxKF domain-containing protein codes for MCDSGAYDTNSGPAFTPPIITPLLNPALPSGANGWYTGDVTLNWIVTEPDVPETLAMTGCESQSVLTDQVKVDYSCQASSADGDTGPVVVTIGRDTTPPVVAVTGVTDGATYALGAVPTAGCSTTDATSGVALQARLLTDGGPLGEVTATCVTGVDYAGNIAWASATYTVKESGTSSPEIEYTLDPATPTGSNGWYVGDVSLHWTIPDVDLPDSVVLTGCEDQTITADQVKTTYTCAATFEGGAAGPVSVEIGRDATPPAVTITGVTNGATYPLLEVPSAGCETADATSGVATEATVSTQGGPFGVITVRCSGATDHAGNSGSAEMTYTVVDGTPPTVSYSLDPGSPTGSNGWYTEDVTLTWIVTETDTPDTLTQVGCANQAITADQSKTTYSCQATSDGGSSSVVNVVIGRDTVPPVVTVTGATDGATYTVSSVPTVACTTTDTTSGVLSEATMTHSGGPLGMITVTCADGQDDAGNLSSATISYFVTDDTPPVITSTINPETATGANGWYVDDVTLSWTVTETDSPESLVLSGCADQEITSDQLKMTYTCAATSDGGVAGPVSIEIGRDAAPPVVTVTGVADGATYPSDAVPVAGCATSDATSGVATEATLVITGGLIGQVTATCSGALDLAGNTNTTSVTYTVTDGTPPTISYHLSPETPDGSNEWYTSDVTLTWSVSDLESPTSIVLDGCEDQTIVADQAETTYSCGATSDGGVATLIVVEIGRDSTPPTVTITGVNSGATYTSDAVPSAGCTTSDATSGVAHEASLSTSGGPVGQVTITCSGAQDVAGNIGSATLTFTVLAADTTAPEVSFTLNPVAPDGSESWYVSDVTLGWIIIEPESPDTLSLEGCTDLVVSADQQKTSYSCIATSAGGSSQHVSAVIGRDATPPTVTVTGVEDGATYTYSAVPAAGCTTTDALSGVAADATLSLIGGPVGTVRATCAGAADHAGNSGSAEVTYNVVDDTPPTINYSLNPETPKGSNGWYTSDVLLHWTISESQSPDSVIITGCEDRTISLDQVKTTYSCSATSDGGTAAQVDVVVGRDTSLPTVVVTGVEDGATYVYGAVPTVGCSTTDATSGVAVDATPTSVGGPVGEITVICDGAVDHAGNPGSATATITVLYDWQGFASISNGPRGPRKVLAGQAMSIVFTIRGNVGLDAVTSITTIACNAGPTVQPVPAQPAGNRGELQTTANGQYLFQWQTSRAWAGSCQILQVNLTDGTTHEMRVEFQR; via the coding sequence GTGTGCGACAGCGGCGCGTACGATACAAACAGTGGGCCGGCCTTCACTCCGCCGATCATTACGCCACTACTCAACCCCGCGCTACCATCCGGGGCAAACGGCTGGTACACCGGCGACGTCACACTGAACTGGATAGTCACCGAGCCCGACGTACCCGAAACGCTGGCAATGACTGGTTGTGAAAGCCAGTCGGTCTTGACGGATCAGGTCAAGGTTGATTATTCGTGTCAGGCCAGTTCCGCCGATGGCGATACGGGGCCAGTGGTTGTGACGATCGGCCGAGACACGACGCCGCCGGTTGTCGCCGTCACCGGCGTTACTGATGGTGCGACCTACGCGCTCGGCGCAGTCCCAACGGCGGGTTGCTCGACAACCGATGCGACGTCCGGCGTCGCGCTTCAGGCACGATTGCTGACAGATGGCGGCCCCCTCGGAGAGGTGACTGCGACCTGCGTCACTGGCGTGGACTATGCCGGGAACATCGCCTGGGCATCGGCGACCTATACGGTGAAAGAGAGTGGCACTTCTTCTCCAGAAATTGAGTACACGCTGGATCCCGCGACACCAACGGGCAGTAACGGATGGTACGTCGGTGATGTCTCGCTGCACTGGACGATACCTGATGTCGATTTGCCAGACTCCGTAGTGCTGACAGGGTGCGAGGACCAGACGATCACCGCTGATCAGGTGAAGACAACGTACACATGCGCTGCTACGTTCGAAGGTGGCGCTGCGGGGCCTGTATCCGTCGAGATTGGCCGTGACGCGACTCCACCTGCCGTCACGATCACCGGAGTAACCAACGGTGCGACCTATCCGCTACTCGAAGTCCCGTCGGCTGGTTGCGAGACAGCGGACGCTACGTCCGGTGTGGCGACCGAGGCAACAGTATCGACACAGGGCGGGCCGTTTGGCGTGATCACGGTGCGTTGCAGCGGCGCGACCGATCACGCTGGAAACAGCGGCTCAGCGGAGATGACGTACACGGTCGTGGATGGCACGCCGCCGACAGTTTCGTATTCGCTCGATCCAGGCAGCCCGACCGGCAGTAATGGCTGGTACACGGAGGATGTGACCCTGACGTGGATCGTCACTGAGACTGATACTCCGGACACTCTAACGCAGGTCGGATGCGCAAACCAGGCAATCACGGCGGACCAGTCGAAGACGACGTATTCCTGTCAGGCTACCTCGGATGGTGGCTCTTCGAGCGTGGTCAACGTCGTCATTGGCCGTGATACCGTGCCGCCTGTCGTCACGGTAACTGGCGCGACCGATGGAGCGACCTATACGGTCAGCTCTGTTCCGACCGTCGCCTGTACGACGACGGATACGACCTCCGGCGTGTTGTCCGAGGCGACGATGACACACAGTGGCGGTCCGCTCGGTATGATCACAGTCACGTGTGCTGACGGTCAGGACGATGCTGGCAACCTCAGTTCGGCGACAATCAGCTATTTCGTCACCGATGACACGCCCCCGGTCATCACCTCGACGATCAATCCAGAGACTGCAACCGGCGCGAACGGTTGGTATGTCGACGATGTCACGCTCTCCTGGACGGTTACGGAGACTGATTCGCCGGAGTCGCTCGTTCTGAGTGGTTGCGCGGATCAGGAGATCACGTCCGATCAGCTGAAGATGACCTACACGTGCGCTGCTACGTCCGATGGCGGTGTCGCGGGGCCAGTATCCATCGAGATTGGCCGTGATGCAGCGCCTCCGGTTGTGACCGTTACCGGGGTGGCTGATGGGGCAACCTATCCGTCCGACGCTGTGCCGGTTGCTGGATGTGCAACGAGTGACGCGACATCTGGCGTGGCAACCGAGGCAACATTGGTAATCACTGGTGGCTTGATCGGTCAGGTCACCGCGACCTGTTCAGGTGCGCTCGATCTTGCCGGTAACACAAACACCACATCGGTCACCTATACCGTTACCGATGGCACCCCACCAACCATCAGCTATCATCTCAGCCCCGAGACGCCTGACGGCAGCAACGAGTGGTACACCAGCGATGTGACTCTCACCTGGAGTGTGAGCGACCTCGAATCTCCCACATCGATTGTCCTCGACGGTTGTGAAGATCAGACGATCGTTGCTGACCAGGCGGAGACGACATATTCGTGCGGCGCCACCTCTGATGGCGGTGTGGCTACACTGATCGTCGTCGAGATTGGTCGAGATTCGACCCCGCCGACCGTCACAATCACCGGTGTGAATTCCGGCGCGACGTATACCTCGGACGCCGTCCCGTCCGCTGGTTGCACGACCAGTGACGCCACGTCCGGCGTCGCACACGAGGCTTCGCTATCGACGAGCGGAGGCCCAGTCGGCCAGGTGACAATCACCTGCTCGGGTGCCCAGGACGTTGCGGGCAATATTGGATCTGCCACGTTGACCTTCACAGTCCTGGCGGCCGATACCACAGCGCCAGAAGTCAGCTTCACACTCAACCCTGTCGCGCCCGATGGTAGTGAATCCTGGTACGTCAGCGACGTGACGTTAGGCTGGATCATCATCGAGCCGGAATCGCCAGACACGCTGAGCCTGGAAGGGTGCACCGATCTGGTGGTGTCGGCTGACCAGCAGAAGACGTCATACTCATGCATCGCAACCTCTGCTGGTGGTTCGTCGCAGCACGTCAGCGCCGTTATTGGCCGTGATGCGACGCCCCCGACAGTGACAGTAACAGGAGTCGAAGATGGAGCGACGTACACGTATAGTGCGGTTCCGGCGGCTGGCTGCACAACGACTGACGCACTGTCCGGCGTTGCGGCTGACGCGACGCTGTCACTCATCGGCGGACCTGTCGGGACGGTGAGAGCGACATGTGCCGGAGCGGCTGATCACGCTGGCAACTCTGGATCAGCTGAGGTGACCTACAACGTTGTCGATGACACACCGCCGACCATCAACTACTCGCTGAACCCCGAGACACCGAAGGGCAGCAACGGTTGGTACACCAGCGATGTCCTCCTCCATTGGACGATCTCCGAGTCACAATCGCCTGACTCGGTCATCATCACGGGCTGTGAAGACCGGACGATCAGCCTCGATCAAGTGAAGACGACCTACTCCTGTAGCGCGACTTCCGACGGTGGCACGGCTGCACAGGTTGATGTTGTCGTTGGCCGCGACACGTCGCTGCCAACAGTAGTCGTCACCGGCGTTGAGGATGGTGCAACGTACGTCTACGGTGCGGTACCAACGGTCGGTTGTTCTACCACCGACGCTACTTCAGGTGTTGCAGTCGATGCGACGCCAACGAGTGTTGGTGGACCAGTCGGTGAAATCACGGTCATCTGCGACGGAGCTGTCGATCATGCCGGCAACCCGGGATCGGCAACAGCCACCATCACCGTACTCTATGACTGGCAGGGTTTCGCCTCTATATCGAATGGTCCGCGAGGCCCGCGCAAGGTTCTGGCCGGGCAGGCTATGAGTATTGTCTTCACGATACGCGGGAATGTTGGGTTGGACGCCGTGACGAGCATCACGACGATCGCCTGCAATGCAGGACCGACTGTTCAGCCGGTGCCCGCACAGCCTGCCGGGAATCGCGGCGAGCTCCAGACAACCGCTAATGGTCAATACCTGTTCCAGTGGCAGACGTCACGGGCCTGGGCTGGATCATGCCAGATTCTGCAGGTGAATCTGACTGACGGTACTACCCATGAGATGCGCGTAGAGTTCCAGCGGTAA
- a CDS encoding nitroreductase family protein: MEFQEVVRKRRMHRQFDPERSVPREVVERIVRNGTRAPSAGHSQGWGFLVLESAEDRATFWKVTNLPGQEEETGSPSMHTAPVIIVPFAHKQAYLDRYAEPDKGFPANYEARWRIPHWYVDTAYASMTMLLSVVDAGLGAIFFSVRDPAPLREAFGVPDGFDPIGAIAVGYPVPSKPARRGRKEPDQVVHWGRW, translated from the coding sequence ATGGAATTTCAGGAAGTTGTCCGCAAGCGACGGATGCACCGGCAGTTCGATCCGGAGCGATCAGTGCCGCGTGAAGTCGTTGAGCGGATCGTAAGGAACGGGACGCGTGCGCCGTCGGCTGGCCACAGTCAGGGCTGGGGTTTTCTGGTGCTGGAGTCGGCGGAGGACCGTGCAACGTTCTGGAAGGTTACGAACCTTCCGGGCCAGGAAGAGGAAACCGGCTCGCCATCGATGCATACCGCGCCGGTCATCATCGTACCCTTCGCCCACAAGCAGGCGTATCTCGACCGCTACGCCGAGCCGGACAAGGGCTTCCCGGCAAACTACGAGGCACGCTGGCGCATACCGCACTGGTACGTCGACACCGCGTACGCCTCGATGACCATGCTGCTGAGCGTCGTCGACGCTGGTCTCGGCGCGATCTTCTTCAGCGTCCGCGATCCTGCACCGCTCCGCGAAGCGTTCGGCGTGCCAGACGGTTTCGACCCGATTGGCGCGATCGCGGTCGGCTACCCGGTGCCATCCAAGCCCGCCCGCCGAGGCCGCAAGGAGCCGGATCAGGTCGTGCACTGGGGACGCTGGTAG
- a CDS encoding AbrB/MazE/SpoVT family DNA-binding domain-containing protein, with product MQTATLSSKGQLTIPKHIRDQLSLREGDRVIATIEDGKIVLYPVARAGVRGLRGAFAGLRPYPGREVKHEAASEARRPVGE from the coding sequence ATGCAGACGGCAACACTCTCGTCCAAGGGGCAATTGACAATCCCGAAGCACATTCGCGATCAGTTGAGTCTCCGAGAAGGTGACCGGGTCATCGCGACAATTGAGGACGGCAAAATCGTTCTCTATCCGGTCGCGCGGGCTGGAGTTCGCGGGTTGCGTGGAGCGTTCGCCGGATTGCGGCCGTACCCCGGTCGCGAGGTTAAACACGAGGCTGCGAGCGAGGCTCGGCGACCCGTGGGGGAATGA
- a CDS encoding PIN domain-containing protein has protein sequence MPTGLVDANIILRYLTNDPPEMSDLATALFDAVAEGRESVWLEDAVLAEVVWTLRSSYRADLRDIADRLLDLVADDHVLNHDSSTLMAALTLYKEFNIGFADAILVA, from the coding sequence ATGCCGACGGGTCTCGTTGACGCCAATATCATCCTCCGCTATCTCACAAACGATCCGCCTGAAATGTCCGACCTTGCTACTGCGCTTTTCGATGCCGTTGCAGAGGGTCGCGAGTCCGTCTGGCTTGAGGACGCCGTACTGGCCGAGGTCGTCTGGACGCTGCGGTCGTCTTATCGTGCCGACCTGCGCGACATCGCAGACCGTCTGCTGGATCTGGTGGCGGATGACCACGTCCTCAACCATGACTCCTCGACGCTGATGGCAGCGCTCACGCTCTATAAGGAATTCAACATCGGGTTCGCCGATGCCATCCTTGTAGCATGA